ATAATCATAAAGATGAGGTACGGTGTGAAAGAAATCCTTGTCTGTTGTCAGAAATACCGCTTTATAGCGTTGTGCCATTTCAAAGATATAAGGATCTTCTGATCCTTCATCAACACTCCCTCGAATATCGACTACTTCATGACCACACTCTGTCAGAAATCCATTCGCAGCCTTAGGAAAATTTTCATCGAGGAAGAATTTCATACTGCGCATACCTCGTAAGGGGCTTCCTCGAAACGCGACAATTCACCTGCAAAAGCAAGAGCTGCCTGGATGTCCTCCCATGTTATATTTGGGTAATCTT
Above is a genomic segment from bacterium containing:
- a CDS encoding DUF5615 family PIN-like protein, with amino-acid sequence MRSMKFFLDENFPKAANGFLTECGHEVVDIRGSVDEGSEDPYIFEMAQRYKAVFLTTDKDFFHTVPHLYDYHYGVVIITLRQPNRKGILNRLGWFLEHFQKDSFEGYVVLLKDQTYIVFSGTGD